In Myxococcales bacterium, the genomic window GCGATCGCGTCCTCTGAAATCCAAAGAGTGATATCGCCGCGCTCGACGAGAGCACGGTCGTATTGGGACCCATTGCTCACGCGGTACTTCGTTTTGTACTTGGGATGGACTCTCGACTTCATGCCGGGATCGTGGCCCATCTGCCCCATACTTCGCGAGCGCCTGGGTGCCGGATCGCCTCAAGCCCGCGATTCATGCACCAACGCCCCACCGCGGGGTCATTTGATATAACGCCCATACTCGGACATTGAGCTGAAACGCAGCTTGTTCTTCCTATTGTCAGTCCGCCTGGAACAACAACCCCCTCGCGTTCGACCAACTTGGCTTGAACACGTCGGGCGTCAGTCAATTCAACGCGGCGAACGCCGTCGTCTGGCCAGCCAACACGATACTGGTCCATCCAACAAACGGTGGATTGGTGCTAGCCAGTTGGTTGAGCCCAGGCGATGGGACCGTCGATCTAGATTACAGCGCGACAAGCCGCGACACACTCAGCTCCGACGGCATCACGTTCATTGTCGAGGTCAACGATGCTTCCAACACACTTGATTCGGACTTCATCAGCAGCCTGCAGACAACAGGCACTCAGAATCTGTTCGGTATCCCGGTGTCTGACATCATCATGACAGGAACTGTCCGGCTGGATCTGTAATTTCACAGTCAGCGATTACGAGTGATTTGAGATACTGGATCTCATCGGCGGAATCGAAAACCCAGCTTGATCGACCCATGTACCTCGATCTGGACTGACAATCTCCAAGTTTCCGATATTGCTTGCGATTCCGTTCGGCTGGTTACTCGCTCGCCGCACCGTCGCCAAGTGAAATGGCGTTCGAGTGTTGGAGCAGCCAAGTGATTGTGCTTGACTCCACAAGTCCACCTGCTGCATTGTGTTCAACAGTTGCCGCGCCTTTCAGATTGGAAATTGGAGGGATGGATGTCGGATACCGCGTCTTTTCGCGCTGAAGGACGAGTTCACCACTACGTCGCACTTACGAAGCCGCGTTTGCTCCCATTGGTGTTGTTCACCAGCATCCCCGTGATGGGGATGGCAGCGGATGGCTGGCCCCCGCTGTCGTTTGCGCTCCTCATCCTGGTCGGCATCACGCTCGCCGCGGCATCAGCGAACACACTCAACGCCTACATCGAGCGCGATCTCGATAAACGCATGGAGCGTACCCGTGGACGACCGCTTCCGAGCGGGAAGCTCGCACCGCAGTCGGCGCTGTACTTTGGATGGCTGCTCGGCGTCGCGTCGACGGCTCTCCTGTGGGCCGTCGCCGGCCCCACGACGGCGGGGGTCGCAGTCGCAAGCATCCTCTACTACGTGTTCGTCTACACCATTTGGCTGAAGCCCCGATCGGTCTGGAACGCGGTCATTGGGGGCGCAGCCGGCGCCGCCGCTCCGCTGATCGCCGACGTCGCGGTCAACGGCAGCCTCGGAATGCCGGGGCTGCTGCTCTTCGCCATCGTATTCTTTTGGCAGCCCCCACACGTCTGGGCGATCGCGCTGTATCGCAAGGCCGATTACGAGGCGGCGGGCATCCCGATGCTTCCCAACGTCATCGGAGACGAGGGAACCCGGCGATGGATACTCCTGTGTACCTTTGGACTGGTGCCCGTGACCCTGGCACCGGGGCTTCTGGGACTGCTCGGTAGCGTGTACATCACGGTTGCCGTCTGCAGCAATGCCTGGTTCGTGATTTCCTCGATCCAACTCGCCAAGCAACGAACGGATGAAGCTGCGCGGCGATTGTTCCGCGTCTCCCTCGCGCACCTTTTTTCACTCTACCTCGCGATGCTGGTCGATTTGATGGTCTGAGCACATGATGTCGATGGTCGATTCGAACACGAGAACGACTTCCAACCGACGCGAGTCATCCGACCTGGATGTAGCGATCATCGGCGGGGGGATCTCCGGTCTCGTGACCGCCCATCGACTGGCGACCCGAGAAAAATCCGGGCGCCGCGCATCGGTGGCCCTGTTCGAAGCGAGCGATCGCCTCGGTGGGCTCGTGCAGACGGAGCTGCGAGGAGACTGGCTGCTCGAGGCCGGTCCCGACTCCCTGGTGACGTCAAAGCCGTCCGCCAGTGTGCTGTGCCGAGAACTCGGACTCGGCGACGAGCTGGTCGCTCCCCGGTCGGTCTCGACGTTTTCCCTGGTGCGCAATCAACGACTCCACCCCCTGCCGGCGGGCTTCCACATGATCGCTCCGACAAAGCCATGGCCTCTGCTGCGGTCCGGGCTCTTTTCCTTGCCGGGCAAGTTGCGAATGCTGCTCGAGCCCCGAATTTCAGGCGGGCTCGTCGACTCGCGGGTCCAGGACGAGACGGTCGAGAGTTTCGTCGTGCGGCGGTTTGGTCGGGAGGTCTACGAGCGCGTGGCTGAACCGCTGTTGGGCGGCCTCTTCCTGGCGGATGCGACGAAACTCAGCGCCCGGCGGGCGCTCGGGCCCATGGTCGAACTCGAGTTGAAGCACGGCAGTGTGTTGCGGGGCCTGCGCGCTTCGAACATCGCCGCAGCGGGAACTGCGCTCAAAGCCGGCCCGCCGCCACCGTCACAGCTCACGCTAGAGCGCGGACTCGGCTCGCTCATCGAACGCCTTGCGGAAAGGATTCCGGCGTCCTGGATGCAGCTCGGATGCGCGGCCAAGGCGATGAGACCGCTGCGCGAGCAGGAGGGCTGGCAGATCGAAAGCACTTCGGGCAACTGGACCGCGCGCGAGGTCGTGCTGGCTTGTCCCGCACCCCGCTGTCACGATCTGCTCGCAGACACGGTCCCTTCGGTTGCCGGCGCCCTCAAAGAACTCCACTTCACCTCGTGTGTAACGGTCAATTTGGTGTATCGCCGGAGCGACCTGTACGACCTGCCCAGTGACTTCGGTTTCTTCGTGCCGCGCTCTGAACCGTATCGGATCCTGGCGGCCAGCTTCGCGAGCGAAAAGTTTCCAGACCGAGCCCCCGATGAACACGTCGTCGTGCGCACCTTTCAGGGTGGTGCCCTCGATCCTGACGCTCTGGATCTGGACGACGCGATCTTGATCCAGCGTTCCCACCACGATCTGGCTCAGCTGATCGGGGCCAGGGCCAAGCCTTTGTCGAGCATGGTGAGTCTGTTCCGACGGTCCATGCCACAATTCGATGTCGGCCATCTGACCCGGGTCGCGGACCTGCGACGGCAAGTCGACAAAATTCGCGGCCTGCATATCATAGGCAGTGGGATGGGCGCTTATGGCCTACCGGCCTGTGTGGATTCGGCGGAAGAAGCCGCAATGCGAATCGCGCTCGGTTAGCGCTCTACCCACCGGGGAGGAAGTCAAGCTTGGCAAATCAAACTGAGTTCATCCCCTCCCTGGTTTCCTGGAACCTGACGAAGGCATGCAACCTGCGCTGCCCTCACTGTTACATGGATGGCGGTGTGAAAGCTGCAAACGAACTCACGACCCAGGAGTGCCTGGGACTGATCGAAGAACTCAACACCCTCGGCACCGAGATGCTGATTCTCACCGGGGGCGAGCCGCTGCTGCGCAAGGATATATTCGAAATCGCCCAATACGCCTCGAACTTGGGTATCTGGGTGGTGATGGGCACCAACGGCTGCTTGATCAACGACAACTCGGTGCAAAAGATGATCGAGTGTGGTGTGCAAGGTGTCGCGATCAGCATCGATTCGATCGATCCGGAAAAGCACGATCAATTCCGAGGGGGTCCAGATGCGTGGCACCACTCGGTGCGCGCTCTGGAAATCTGCCGCGCAAATGGACTTCAGGTACTGGTTCAAACCACGGTGATGGACATGAACTACGCCGAGATTCCCGAGCTGCTCAAATTTGCGCGCGAGAAAGGGGCCTGGTCATTCAATCTGTACTTTCTAGTCCAAACCGGCCGTGGCCAGTTATTGAACGATCTTTCCCCGGAGCGCACCGAGATCATGCTCTCGAATCTAGTGGACTGGCAAGACGACTACCGTCCCATGCTGGTGCGTTCCAAGTGCGCGCCGCAGTTCAAGCAGATCGCCTACGAGCGAGGCTTGGGAGGTCTGGAGAGCGGCGGTTGCATGGCGGGCACCGAGTATTGCCGCATCACGCCGGAGGGCGATGTCACCCCGTGTCCGTACATGGACGTCGTGGCCGGCAACATACGCGACAAGAGTTTTGGCGAAATCTGGCGAACATCGAAGGTCTTCCAGGAGCTGCGCGATGTTACGCAGCTCAAGGGACGCTGCGGCAAGTGTGAGTTCAACGAGCTTTGCGGAGGTTGCCGTTGCCGGGCCTATGCGACGTTTGGCGACTATCTGCAAGAGGACCCCGCCTGTCGCTACCAGCCAACGGGTCAGCCCCTCACCCAGCAACCGATCGCATGGAGCAAGGACAGCCGGGTCCGAATCGATCGGATCCCCCTGGCGTTCATCCGCGGGAAGGTCAAGCAGGGGGTGGAAGCCTATGCTCGACGGCACGGAGTCGCCCTCGTCACCGCCAGCGTGATGGAGGAAGCCCTGGCCGGAGAGGAGCGATCCAAGTGGCTGGGCAAGCTGCCGCCGTTTTTGAGGCAGGCGGGGCGGCCAAAGACAACAGTGGATCGAAAAGAGTCGAATTGACCCGCAGCGCCTGGCTACATCCCGAGAAAGTCCTTGGCTCGATCCAGCACGCCCACGTCGATCTGCCCCAACCCCTGCTCCCGCGCGAACCTCTCGATCCCCGCCTTGGCCAACGGTCGGGCGAACTCGGGCATGTTGTCCAGCCGTGAGCTCGCCTCGGGGCTCCAGCTGAGTTCTGGGCTCGCCGGTTCCGATTGAGCTTCCAGGTCCTGGACCATGCTCGAGAAGGGACATCGCGACTCGCCGTCCGCGCTTTCGGATTCTGCGCCGATGTTGACCCCCAGCGAACCCACCACCTGGGTCTCGAAGGGATTGGTCAGCATGGCGATTTCGTGGTCGCACTTGGGACAGCGGTACAAGACCGAAAGCGAACCGCGATCGGGGGGGGCGACTTCCATCAGCTTCATGGCTTCATCGCAGGACACGCACAGGAACTTCATCTCGTCACCTCACTGGGGGTGTGCAGGGCTATGCGTTCACAGATTTCCTGGGCGGCTTGTTGCACCCGATGCCAGGAAGGCAGGGTTGAAACGTCCGCGAGCGAGCCACCTCGATCGCAGTGCGCCGCTAGTTCTGGGTCAAAAGGTACGCTCCCGAGCCGGGGAAGTTCCAACTTGATCGACGACTGCCCGGGATAGAGCGGCTTTATGCTCCGGCAATCCGGACAAAAGTAGCCGTCCATGTTTTCGATGTACCCCAGGACGTGGTTGGGTGTCGGCCTGAGCGCTTCGACCGAACGGGCGACAACCCCGTTTGCCATGTCGGAGGGGATGGTAACCAGTACAAAAACCGCCGCGGGACCCAACAGCTCGGCGTATTGAACGATCCGTTCCACCCCGGGCGGAAGATCAACCAGCAGGTAGTCGAGCTTTCCCCAGTCCATGCCCGCGAGCAGCTCCCTCAGGATTGTGAACTCTTTGGTCGCCCGCCAGGTGTGGGATGATCCGGTGGCAACACTTTCGAATTCCACTGGCCGCGGTTCGGGGATCAGGCTCCCCATGGAGACCACGCCAATCCCGCTCTTTGTGGTGGGGACCCTGGCACCGCTCGTGCCCGGAAGCAGGATGTCGTTTCCCAGGCCTCCCAGCCGGGCTTGGCAGGGGCCATTGAGGTCGGCGTCCAAGATGGAAACGGCGCAACCCTGCTCGCGCAGCGCGCACGCCAACTGCATGGTCATCGTGCTCTTGCCCACGCCGCCTTTGCCGGATCCGATCGCCAGCACGTTTCGAACCTCGGAGAGACTGCGGGCCAGATTCCGCTGCTGGGCCTCGACTTGCCCCAGGACGTCCGAGCCACCGTCGCCCACGATGTCGTAGTAGCCCTTCATGTCGTGCCCTCCATCCGGCACCGCGCGTATCGCGTGTTGCTCCCGGTCCGATGTCGATCTCGATCTCGATGCCTGAGTTTACGCCCAAGCAATCAATGCATGCGTGAGCCGGGGAACTCCGCGTAGCCAGTGTAGGTCTGCCCCTTTTGGAAGCCCATGGACTCGAGCAGCGTCCAAGGGACCTCTTCACAGGAAATTTTCGGAATCGTCAGCTCGAGGTTGCCCGCCTGGCTGACGACTCGAAGCAAGCGCTCGAGCAGCCCGCCGTCGTCGTCGTCGGTTCGAGCGTGTTGGGTTCCACCGAGTGCGACAATTTCGCGTCGACCGTGTTCGGGAAGATCGCGAAACAACGCGTAAGCCTCCACGTGCGTGTCCGATGCAATCGCGAGTCCCTCGAGTTGATCCTTTCGATTCTGCAGGGTCACGAGTGCTCGCTCCCAACTGCGGGACACGCTGGAATCCAACACACCTTGGCTCAGCAGATCGTCGAATCCGATCGGCGCAACCTCGCTCGCAGCTGTGGGGGAAGCCAGCGGAGCGGACAGCGCGAAGTCCGCGAACCTCCCCTCCGGGCCATAGCTCACGGACTCGAAGAGATCACGCACTCCGGGTTGGTCGTCCGGCACCTCGGTCACGATTTTTGGAGGCCCCAGAACCGAGAGCTTGTGGCTCAAGGACTCGAGCAGGTGCTGCGCGTGGCCCCGCCGCTGGAAATCGGGATGGACCCCGATGCGATGGACCAGGGTTTCGTGCTCACGCTTTGCCCCGGTGACTACGGCAATGGGTCTGCCGTCTTCCCAAGCCGCCATACAGCTGCTGGACCACACGTTCAGTTCGCGGATCTCCCGCTTGAAGTCGACGATGGTGAGCGGCTTCTGGTCCGGGAAGTGAACGAAGTAGCAAGTGTTCAGCGCGTCGACCAGAAACGGGATGTCATCCGTTCTGCAGAAACGATATGCGGGCATGGTCCTCCCTGGATGCTTCGGCGCAGCGCTGGGTACAGGCGATGAGTCTAGTCCTGTCCCGAATCGCCTTGCTGTGTGAGGAGCAATCTCATCGCGTTCAGCTCGCTCAGCTCGCTCACCTCGTTGAGCGGCTGCTTTGGACTGTCGTGTTGCAGCTTTGTGTCGGTTCGAGCGATGGCCGGACACTGGGCCGCTTGCGCGATGTGTTCACTCGGTGTCTCCCGAGCACTCGCGCTGGACGCTTCGCCGTCCTGGGCGACCAACTCGGCCATCGTCTGCAGACCCAGGTCGATGCCCGCCTCGACCTGCACAAGGTCGATCTCTCGACCCCGAGGCTCGACCCGCTCCTCGATCCGCGCCTGGGTTCGGTCCCGCATGAAGCCGGCGGGAACTCGCAGGATGCGCTCGACGGCGTCCTTGCTCCAGCTGAACGCGGAGAAGAGGGGAACGCTCTTGTCATCTCGAGCGATCAAGCGTTTGCTCTCCGACGCCAGTTCTTCGACGACTGGGGTCGAGGTTTGGCTTTTGTCTGCCCCCTTGATCACACCCGCGGCGAGCGGCATGCCGGTCTCTTCCTCGATCAGCTGCTGGGCGAACTCGAGCGTGATGGTCTTGAGCCTCCGCAAGCGAGTTGCTTTCTCGATCCGCGCCTTGGTGCGTCGCCGCAGATAGGCTGAATCGATCGCCAGCAGGGCGCTTCGGGCCTCCCGGGTCCAGCTGAGTTTGCGCCCGTCATAACTTGGCTCGTCGATGGTTCCGCCCTCGTTCTTGACCAGGATCTCGACCATCTCAGCGGTCAGGACATCGAAGGCGACGCCGCCGCAAACGGTACACACCTCGGGGTCTGGTTGGCTGGCGGTCAACCCGCAACCCTTGCAGATCGACACCGCTTGCTCCTGGGCGCGTCCGATGACGACCGCTTCCGCCAGCTTGTCCATGGGTGGCTGCTTGGGCATGAAGCGCTCCATGGCTTCGTCGAGCAGCGAACTGGTGATCACACTATGGCCCTGCTCGAGCGCCATCCGGAGAATTGCCGTGCGGGCGATGCCCGCCACCAGCTTGGGCACGCGGGTCATTCGCTCTTCGGCTTGCTCGCTCCAGCGGATGCTCTGCTCGGCGCGCACGTCGAGCCGCGGGCGAACCTCCGAGGTCGTGAGCAGAATGTCGCATTCGCTGAGCCGCAGCAGGTTCTCTGAGTTGCTCCCCAGGGCCGTATCTTCGGGATCACCGTGGAGGCCAATTCGGCCCATCACCAGCAGCCAGGGTTTGGTCTTGCGCACGTGGTCGTGGATTTTCTGGAAGGTTTTACCGTCGAGCAGGGTTTTGCTGACCTGCATGTCCTGCTCTTTCGCCATCTGCTCGCCGACATCGAGGTGCGACTGGTAGATCTGGGCGAGTCCGGTGTCGATGATCTCCTCGTGGAGCTGGTTCTGTTCCTCGAACCGGAAAACCTTTGCCGCCCTTTCGGTAAGGGTTCCCACCAACCCGTTGAACACCATGTAGTGGAGGTAGGGGTCGTACACGCCGATCAGTTCGACTCGCTTGTCGAATGCCCTGGCCAGGGCCATGGCGGTGTCGAGTGCGCCGAACGATTGCGGGCTGCCGTCAATGCCGACCAGGATCGTGTCACGCTCGGGCTCATCCTTCTCGGGCAGGTGTCGGATGATCCAAGCGTCCTGGCGGCAAGAGCGAACCACGCGCTCGGTCACCGAACCGATTTGACTGGCGCGCTGCCGGCCCAGGCCCAACGCACCCAAAATCAACAGATCACAGTCGGACTGCGCCAGATCCTTGCGGATCTCGACGTGGTGCTGGCCGTCGATCATGCGGGCTTCGAAGGGCAGCTCCGCCGCCTCGCAAGTCTTCTTCATGGCTTCCAGATAGCTGTCGGAGATCAGTTCGAGCCCCATGGTGATCAAGCTGTCGTGGATCTTGCGCTGGCGTTCGAGCTCGTTCTCCTCCAGATACTCTTCGGGCAGCGAGTACTCCATCTGCTTGAAGCGGTAGTCGTGCATTCTGGCCGCGTAGATATGAGACCCTACCAACTTCGCGCCAAAGGCCTTGCCGACCCGCACTGCCGCATCAATGGCGAGGTTGGAGTGTGCTGAGTTGTCGATTGGAACGTAGATTTTTTTGTACATCGATGTCTCCGTTATTGGAAAGTGTGTAGGTCTCGTTTTCGACCCGGCGACTGATTCGTTTTCCTATGTATTCCTGGTCCTTCCTGGTCCTTCCTAGGCCGCGGACTCCTCCGCCCAGCCCTTTCTCAGACGACGGAGTCCAAGGACTTCGCCGCCCCCGGCCAGCAAGACGACCACGACCGGCCACAGCCAGGTCGTCCACGGCGTCTCGGGTTCGAGCAGCAGGTAGTACCAGCGTGAAATCGCGCGCTGCTTTCCGTTCTCTCCGTATTGGCCGTCCCAGATATTCCACGCGATCGGGATCATCTTGCCGGGTATGAAATCGACTTCGTCTTCGCCACCGCTCCGCAGACCGCGGCGGAGGATCACCCGGTACTGCCCATCGCGGAACTCGCTCTTGCCGCTGACGGGGGACGATCGCGGCTGGACGTCGTTCATACCGCGCGAGAGAAACGTTTCGATCCCGCTGTCGGCACTCCAGCGCCAGGAGTCGACGGCATTGCGGCGGTCCCCCATCAGGAAGTACGGCTTCTTGCTCCCTTCGAGCTCCCGGGACGGAAACAGCATCGAGACGCGATCGCTGGGATTCTCATCCTGCCCCTTGTTTTCAAACCGGTCGTTCCAGGTCAGCAGCAGCGCCAACTCCTGCTCGTCGAAGAGCGCTTGGATGCTCAAACTCGTTACCGATGGGTTGAAGAGACGGGGTTCTTGGATGACCTGCCCGGCGAGCCTCACGTCGATGGTGGGGGCCGCATCCCAAGCTTCGTCGAAGGGGTCACTGGGAACGGATTCGGTCTTGGTTCCCCTCACGATCTCCGCCCAGTTCGGCTCGCGACCGAGGGTGTGGAGATAGTTGGCGAGGTGCCACAGGTCCTCTGCATTCCAGGCATCGGAGAACGAGGGCATCGGTGTCCCATTCACTCCGGTTGTCATCGTTCGGTAGAGGTCCTCTACGGTGCTGCCACCGCGCAAGGTCCACGGCTGGGTCAGGTCGGCCGGGTAGATGCGAAACTCCCACTCGTCTACCAGGGTCGCCGCCGACGGGCCGTTGCCCCGGCCGCTCTCGCCGTGGCACTTGGCGCACTCGGCTTTTAGATAGATTTCGGCGCCGCGCGCGATGCTCTCCGGTGTGGCCTCGATTTTGCCCTCGAGCAGGAACTCTTGCTCCGCGGGGTAGTCCTCGAAGTCGATGCTGAAGGTTTTGATGTAGTGCACCAACTGCCAGATCTGTTCGTCGCGCAGATGAATGCTCCAAGCGGGCATGGAGGTTCCCGGCATGCCGGCGCCGATGATTCGAAACAGATCCTGATCAGTCGGCAGCTCTCCCTGCAGGGTGCGGCGGATCTTGTAGATGCCGCGCCTAAAATCCCGCGGTCGGGGATCGAGTCGATCGGCCATCTCGCCATTGCCGTCGCCCGCATCACCGTGACACTGAGAGCAGTTTTCTTGGTAGAGGGCCTTGCCGGCGTCCACGTCCTCTTTGCTGAACTCCTGGGAAGTCGGGACGGCGAGTTTGAAGCCCTTGGCGGCATAGTCTTGTCCCCGCGCCGACCCGGGCAAAAGGATCAGGCCGGCGAGCAGCAACAGCGACCCCCACAAGACCGCAGAGCGCGGGGAGGCAATAGCCATCAATGACCCTCCCAGGTTCGCGGCGTCGAGCCCGATGCGCTGTAGACAAAAGCGATGACCTGCCAGATCTCATCCTCGCTGAGGAAATCCTGCCAGACCGGCATCGACGAATTCCAGGGCGTGGCCCCCTGTGGAAGACCTGGCCCCCCGGTGGCGATGCGCCAATAGACGTAGCCCTCCTCGAGTTGTGAAATCGTGCCGCCGTCCCGGAAGTTGGCGGGCAGGGGATTGAGGGCTTCGGCGAAGTGGCCCTTCCCGGACAAGTAGTCGCCATGGCAGAACATGCAGTTGCGGTAGTAGATCCGACGTCCCGCCGCGAGGTTCTCCTCGTTCACCTCCATCTCGGGCGGCCGAACCGCTTTGAGCACGTCGAAGTCGTTGCCGTGCAATTTGAAGAAGGCCGGAGGTTCGGGATGGATGGTGCGGGCTTCGAACGGTGGGTCGAATTGCGGTCGCACGCTGGTGTAGGTCATCCAACCGAGCAGCAGCGGGATCGCGGTGAGGACTGCGATGCGAGGGAGGGCCAGCCGTTCTTCCCGCAACAAAGAGATCACCGGGGCGAGAAACGCCTGGAAGCGCTCGGGGTCCGCGATCAGGTAGACGAGGATCGAGACCGTGAGGATCGCCAGGTACAGGCCCATCACGGAAATGGGGATTGGGGGCTGCACGCCAAACTTGAGCGCCGCCCAAACCACGAGCCAGATCAGTACCGCCAGCTGGAACGTATATCTACCCATGATCTTCCTCGGCCATCCTGTCCGGTTCCCGCAGTTACTGGCTCAGCGAGCGGATGAACTTGACGATCGCCAAAATGTCGTCGTCGCTGAGCGCCACGTTCATTCCTTTCGGGGGCATTGCGATCCCCGTGGTGTTCATCGGGTCTTCTATCGTCCTTCCCTTTTTGATGAACTCGACCAATTCCCCGTCGCTCAGCCCCTTGATGAACTCACTGGTCGTCATGTCTTTGCCCAAACCCGGCATTCCCTTGGCGTCCTGTCCGTGGCAGGCCGGGCAGGTGACCTTGTAGAGCGCCGCTCCGTCCGGCGCATCACTTGCCAACGGGGTCGCGGCTTCGGTTTCGGGGGTGGACGGGGTCTCCTGGACCACCGCTTGCGCGGGCTCGGTCGCCGGCGGCTCTGAGTCTCCGGCATCCAAGGCGAGATAAACGGCTCCGATCAATACGGCCACTCCGAACGCGCCGAACCGAATCCACCGCGGCTTTTTGCTGGAGACATCCGCCGCGTCTGAAGCTTCGGGGGCGGATTCGACTGCGCGCGCGGCCCAGGCGACTCCTCCGTTGAAGAGCAGAATCAAGAACAGCAAGTGGACCCCCGGATGGGCGAGGCGCTCCGCCAGCCCGACCTCGCCGGACAGGTAGCTGACGAGCTGGTCCAGTTCTTCGGCTTGCAGGGTCTTGCCGAAGTCCTGCAGCATCAGGCCCTTGGTGAAACCTTCGGCAATCACGGCGTCGGGATCGACGATCGACTGGCGAATGTCCGCCGCAGTCAGTCGCTCGCCTACATGCGTCAGTGGCGGTCCCACCCGCCGGCTGGTGTCGATTACGTCGTGACAGGCCACGCAGCCTTTCGAGGTAAGCAGCGCAAACCCGGGATGGCTGGAGGTGGGGGCCGGGGGCTTCTGCTTGCGCGCTTCTGCCGCCGCGACGTCTTCTGCGGTGACTTTGACGGTGATCTCACCGCTCAGCGATTGCAGGAAGGCGACCAGGGCCTTGATCTCGGTGGGACTCATGTCGGCCGGCGGTCGATCGGCCGCCGGCATGATGCTCTCGCCGCCGGGTGTGGCGAATTCCTGAACCACGTATGCGCCCGGATCGATCAGCGACTCGGTGAGGTAGGCCTCGGCGCTGAAACCGGGCCTTCGGGTCGCGGCACGCCCCCCGACGCCGCGCAGGTCCGGCCCGCGCGTATTCCCCACCTCGGCCATCTTGTGGCAAAGCAGGCAGCCGCCCTTGTTCTTGAGCAGCAATTCGCCCATCCCCACCAGGGTGTCGATGTCGGTTTCGACGGTGATCTGCAATTCGGCGGGTGGGTGTTCTTCGGATTGCGTCAAGTACAGGCGAC contains:
- a CDS encoding protoheme IX farnesyltransferase, with protein sequence MSDTASFRAEGRVHHYVALTKPRLLPLVLFTSIPVMGMAADGWPPLSFALLILVGITLAAASANTLNAYIERDLDKRMERTRGRPLPSGKLAPQSALYFGWLLGVASTALLWAVAGPTTAGVAVASILYYVFVYTIWLKPRSVWNAVIGGAAGAAAPLIADVAVNGSLGMPGLLLFAIVFFWQPPHVWAIALYRKADYEAAGIPMLPNVIGDEGTRRWILLCTFGLVPVTLAPGLLGLLGSVYITVAVCSNAWFVISSIQLAKQRTDEAARRLFRVSLAHLFSLYLAMLVDLMV
- a CDS encoding PCP reductase family protein; this encodes MKFLCVSCDEAMKLMEVAPPDRGSLSVLYRCPKCDHEIAMLTNPFETQVVGSLGVNIGAESESADGESRCPFSSMVQDLEAQSEPASPELSWSPEASSRLDNMPEFARPLAKAGIERFAREQGLGQIDVGVLDRAKDFLGM
- the hemG gene encoding protoporphyrinogen oxidase; the encoded protein is MVDSNTRTTSNRRESSDLDVAIIGGGISGLVTAHRLATREKSGRRASVALFEASDRLGGLVQTELRGDWLLEAGPDSLVTSKPSASVLCRELGLGDELVAPRSVSTFSLVRNQRLHPLPAGFHMIAPTKPWPLLRSGLFSLPGKLRMLLEPRISGGLVDSRVQDETVESFVVRRFGREVYERVAEPLLGGLFLADATKLSARRALGPMVELELKHGSVLRGLRASNIAAAGTALKAGPPPPSQLTLERGLGSLIERLAERIPASWMQLGCAAKAMRPLREQEGWQIESTSGNWTAREVVLACPAPRCHDLLADTVPSVAGALKELHFTSCVTVNLVYRRSDLYDLPSDFGFFVPRSEPYRILAASFASEKFPDRAPDEHVVVRTFQGGALDPDALDLDDAILIQRSHHDLAQLIGARAKPLSSMVSLFRRSMPQFDVGHLTRVADLRRQVDKIRGLHIIGSGMGAYGLPACVDSAEEAAMRIALG
- a CDS encoding radical SAM protein is translated as MDGGVKAANELTTQECLGLIEELNTLGTEMLILTGGEPLLRKDIFEIAQYASNLGIWVVMGTNGCLINDNSVQKMIECGVQGVAISIDSIDPEKHDQFRGGPDAWHHSVRALEICRANGLQVLVQTTVMDMNYAEIPELLKFAREKGAWSFNLYFLVQTGRGQLLNDLSPERTEIMLSNLVDWQDDYRPMLVRSKCAPQFKQIAYERGLGGLESGGCMAGTEYCRITPEGDVTPCPYMDVVAGNIRDKSFGEIWRTSKVFQELRDVTQLKGRCGKCEFNELCGGCRCRAYATFGDYLQEDPACRYQPTGQPLTQQPIAWSKDSRVRIDRIPLAFIRGKVKQGVEAYARRHGVALVTASVMEEALAGEERSKWLGKLPPFLRQAGRPKTTVDRKESN
- a CDS encoding GNAT family N-acetyltransferase, which produces MPAYRFCRTDDIPFLVDALNTCYFVHFPDQKPLTIVDFKREIRELNVWSSSCMAAWEDGRPIAVVTGAKREHETLVHRIGVHPDFQRRGHAQHLLESLSHKLSVLGPPKIVTEVPDDQPGVRDLFESVSYGPEGRFADFALSAPLASPTAASEVAPIGFDDLLSQGVLDSSVSRSWERALVTLQNRKDQLEGLAIASDTHVEAYALFRDLPEHGRREIVALGGTQHARTDDDDGGLLERLLRVVSQAGNLELTIPKISCEEVPWTLLESMGFQKGQTYTGYAEFPGSRMH
- a CDS encoding universal stress protein, whose product is MYKKIYVPIDNSAHSNLAIDAAVRVGKAFGAKLVGSHIYAARMHDYRFKQMEYSLPEEYLEENELERQRKIHDSLITMGLELISDSYLEAMKKTCEAAELPFEARMIDGQHHVEIRKDLAQSDCDLLILGALGLGRQRASQIGSVTERVVRSCRQDAWIIRHLPEKDEPERDTILVGIDGSPQSFGALDTAMALARAFDKRVELIGVYDPYLHYMVFNGLVGTLTERAAKVFRFEEQNQLHEEIIDTGLAQIYQSHLDVGEQMAKEQDMQVSKTLLDGKTFQKIHDHVRKTKPWLLVMGRIGLHGDPEDTALGSNSENLLRLSECDILLTTSEVRPRLDVRAEQSIRWSEQAEERMTRVPKLVAGIARTAILRMALEQGHSVITSSLLDEAMERFMPKQPPMDKLAEAVVIGRAQEQAVSICKGCGLTASQPDPEVCTVCGGVAFDVLTAEMVEILVKNEGGTIDEPSYDGRKLSWTREARSALLAIDSAYLRRRTKARIEKATRLRRLKTITLEFAQQLIEEETGMPLAAGVIKGADKSQTSTPVVEELASESKRLIARDDKSVPLFSAFSWSKDAVERILRVPAGFMRDRTQARIEERVEPRGREIDLVQVEAGIDLGLQTMAELVAQDGEASSASARETPSEHIAQAAQCPAIARTDTKLQHDSPKQPLNEVSELSELNAMRLLLTQQGDSGQD
- a CDS encoding P-loop NTPase, which encodes MKGYYDIVGDGGSDVLGQVEAQQRNLARSLSEVRNVLAIGSGKGGVGKSTMTMQLACALREQGCAVSILDADLNGPCQARLGGLGNDILLPGTSGARVPTTKSGIGVVSMGSLIPEPRPVEFESVATGSSHTWRATKEFTILRELLAGMDWGKLDYLLVDLPPGVERIVQYAELLGPAAVFVLVTIPSDMANGVVARSVEALRPTPNHVLGYIENMDGYFCPDCRSIKPLYPGQSSIKLELPRLGSVPFDPELAAHCDRGGSLADVSTLPSWHRVQQAAQEICERIALHTPSEVTR